A stretch of Paludisphaera borealis DNA encodes these proteins:
- a CDS encoding ubiquinone/menaquinone biosynthesis methyltransferase, which translates to MPTLAPETTATASEDKSDLRVRRMFASIARRYDLLNHLLSLNIDRSWRTFTTRTVPPQAGVPVLDCCTGTADLALAYDRAANGRSQVVGTDFCREMLLVGGRKVEKAAASGRVTLIEGDTQRLPVPSDTFGVVSVAFGLRNVRDTVAGVDEMIRAARPGGKVAILEFSKPRGRLLGPLYLAFFRKVLPRIGQAVAPNADDAYNYLPRTVLEFPDGQALLDLLGSRGLVDLEMHPLTFGVATLYVGTKPVRGADAGGA; encoded by the coding sequence GTGCCCACCTTAGCTCCCGAGACCACCGCAACCGCCTCCGAGGACAAGTCGGACCTGCGCGTTCGGCGGATGTTCGCGTCGATCGCCCGGCGGTACGACCTGCTCAACCACCTGCTGAGCCTGAACATCGACCGCTCGTGGCGGACCTTCACGACCCGCACCGTGCCCCCCCAGGCGGGCGTCCCGGTCCTCGACTGCTGCACGGGGACGGCCGACCTGGCGCTGGCCTACGACCGGGCGGCGAATGGAAGATCTCAGGTGGTCGGGACGGACTTCTGCCGCGAGATGCTCCTGGTCGGCGGCCGCAAGGTCGAGAAGGCCGCCGCGTCGGGCCGCGTGACGCTCATCGAGGGCGACACCCAGCGGCTGCCGGTGCCGAGCGACACGTTCGGCGTGGTCAGCGTGGCGTTCGGCCTGCGTAACGTCCGCGACACCGTGGCCGGCGTCGACGAGATGATCCGCGCCGCGCGCCCCGGCGGCAAGGTGGCCATCCTCGAGTTCTCCAAACCTCGCGGCCGTCTGCTCGGCCCGCTCTACCTGGCGTTCTTTCGCAAGGTCTTGCCGCGGATCGGCCAGGCCGTCGCCCCCAACGCGGACGACGCCTACAACTACCTGCCGCGCACCGTGCTCGAATTCCCCGACGGCCAGGCACTGCTCGATTTGCTGGGCTCGCGCGGGCTGGTCGACCTTGAGATGCACCCGCTGACGTTCGGCGTCGCCACGCTTTACGTTGGAACCAAGCCCGTTCGCGGAGCGGACGCCGGAGGCGCGTGA
- a CDS encoding glycosyltransferase, whose amino-acid sequence MEPLSSDRTQILVLNFNGRALLDECLPSVLDAAHRAPGGCGVIVVDNDSTDGSREWLASNWPDVRVIRQPNRGLASFNAVLADLNESVVLLLNNDVKLAPDAVAPLLAVFDQHADALFSAPQCWTFDGSLYEGMRTRVRSRFGLVQGMSRVPGHEDHVDQPDLTAAAGPILAVDRIKFLKLGGYDALFFPGRIEDLDLGFRVWMDGCRGYYVPESIAFHKGFGTFAPELGDARCDGLAMRNTLIFAWKNLRGARLAGHCFWVPIRLAASLIRGRWAFPKALIEALGRAREIWSARRSLHVGQVGWVERQEAFFRRFEW is encoded by the coding sequence ATGGAACCCTTGTCGAGCGATCGCACCCAGATATTGGTGCTCAATTTCAACGGACGGGCGTTGCTCGACGAGTGCCTCCCCTCGGTGCTCGACGCGGCGCATCGGGCTCCCGGCGGCTGCGGCGTCATCGTCGTCGACAACGACTCGACCGACGGCTCGCGCGAATGGCTCGCCTCGAATTGGCCGGATGTCCGGGTGATCCGCCAGCCCAATCGCGGGCTCGCCTCGTTCAACGCGGTCCTCGCCGACCTGAACGAATCAGTCGTCCTGCTGCTGAACAACGACGTCAAGCTCGCCCCAGACGCCGTCGCACCGCTGCTCGCGGTCTTTGACCAACACGCCGACGCGCTGTTCTCGGCGCCCCAGTGCTGGACGTTCGACGGCTCGCTCTACGAGGGGATGCGGACGCGCGTTCGCTCGCGGTTCGGCCTGGTTCAAGGGATGTCGCGCGTACCCGGACACGAAGACCACGTCGACCAGCCCGACCTCACCGCCGCCGCCGGCCCGATCCTGGCCGTCGATCGAATCAAATTCCTGAAGCTCGGCGGCTATGACGCCCTGTTCTTCCCCGGCCGGATCGAAGACCTCGACCTGGGCTTTCGGGTCTGGATGGACGGATGCCGAGGCTATTACGTCCCCGAGTCGATCGCCTTTCACAAGGGGTTCGGCACCTTCGCCCCGGAACTCGGCGACGCGCGCTGCGACGGCCTGGCGATGCGGAACACCTTGATCTTCGCCTGGAAGAACCTCCGGGGGGCGCGGTTGGCCGGGCATTGCTTCTGGGTGCCGATCCGCCTGGCGGCCTCGCTGATTCGGGGACGATGGGCGTTTCCGAAAGCACTGATCGAGGCGCTGGGGCGAGCCCGTGAAATCTGGTCGGCCCGGCGGTCGCTGCATGTCGGGCAGGTGGGGTGGGTGGAACGACAAGAGGCGTTTTTCCGCCGATTCGAGTGGTGA
- a CDS encoding purple acid phosphatase family protein, whose amino-acid sequence MEVWKRGRVGLVLLLTVFAGCQKVAPVESLPGVRRTLDEVGVRLGQVKSERELTAVATRQAALLSLLNPAERLALGRNAVRFRTAAPVMVAVASLRGASPFWLEDQGFRPTGFSLHTEDGEWVVHHKTYPRGWVGLGVNGLDRTTTTHYAAFVRSAPGQSPLDVDKLDLVQDDGAGWTKRIAHQGVSASSGLDRPFRELPKELDGAILLQPAHDRRHAALLAGGRVWKTHSVSRDIPDQAVVSFGLDPARELVWSWRTSARVDRSAIRIVPAKYETAESDPTTNPDLHGMRTVEGDSQLVRSDGLVNDPLIRRHSVTVGGLEPDTMFYYSLGDGDAGRWGPWRTVKTGPSQPRRLEFLYLGDAQTGLEQWGKRLSAAFRRHPGMDGILLAGDLVDRGNERTNWDHFFLRAEPIFDRVPVMPAVGNHEYLDQGPRLYNAFFRLPRNGPEGVAPGLVYHFQYGGALFAVLDSTLAVMSPSQARKQAEWLDKLLTESTAEWKFVMFHHTVYPSHPVRDNPVIREHWVPIFDKHHVDMVLQGHDHAYLRTYPMKANQRVSTSAEGTTYVVAVSGDKFAVQGDRDYIEVGFTELSTYQTIEIDEIARRLTYRAWTDDGEAVDSLVIDKPARDANRPLVVRPPSIKTR is encoded by the coding sequence ATGGAAGTATGGAAGCGTGGACGGGTTGGGTTGGTCTTGCTGCTGACGGTTTTCGCCGGCTGTCAGAAGGTTGCGCCCGTCGAGTCGTTGCCCGGCGTCCGGCGGACGTTGGACGAGGTCGGTGTGCGGCTCGGCCAGGTGAAGTCGGAACGCGAGCTGACGGCCGTGGCGACCAGGCAAGCCGCGCTGCTTTCGCTTCTGAACCCGGCCGAACGGCTGGCGCTCGGGCGCAACGCCGTTCGGTTCCGGACCGCCGCGCCGGTGATGGTCGCGGTCGCCTCATTGCGCGGGGCGTCGCCGTTCTGGCTCGAAGATCAGGGTTTCCGACCCACCGGCTTCTCGCTTCACACCGAAGACGGCGAATGGGTCGTCCACCACAAGACGTATCCTCGCGGCTGGGTGGGGCTGGGCGTCAACGGCCTCGATCGCACCACGACTACGCATTACGCGGCGTTCGTCCGATCGGCCCCCGGGCAATCGCCGCTCGACGTCGACAAGCTGGACCTCGTTCAGGACGACGGCGCCGGCTGGACGAAGCGGATCGCTCATCAGGGCGTGAGCGCGTCGAGCGGGCTGGACCGGCCGTTCCGAGAGCTTCCGAAGGAGCTTGACGGCGCGATCCTGCTGCAACCGGCGCACGACCGCCGCCACGCGGCCCTTCTCGCGGGCGGGCGGGTCTGGAAGACGCATTCGGTTTCGCGCGACATTCCCGACCAGGCGGTGGTCAGCTTCGGTCTCGACCCCGCGCGTGAGCTGGTCTGGAGCTGGCGGACGTCGGCCCGGGTCGATCGCAGCGCCATCCGGATCGTGCCCGCGAAGTACGAGACCGCCGAGAGCGACCCCACGACCAACCCCGACCTCCACGGCATGCGCACCGTCGAAGGCGACTCGCAGCTCGTCCGGTCGGACGGCCTGGTCAACGACCCGCTCATCCGCCGCCATTCGGTGACGGTCGGCGGGCTCGAACCCGACACCATGTTTTACTACTCGCTCGGCGACGGCGACGCGGGACGTTGGGGGCCGTGGCGAACCGTCAAGACGGGACCGAGCCAGCCCCGGCGGCTGGAATTCCTTTACCTCGGCGACGCCCAGACGGGGCTCGAACAGTGGGGCAAGCGGCTGAGCGCGGCCTTCCGCCGCCATCCCGGCATGGACGGCATCCTCCTGGCCGGCGATCTCGTCGACCGCGGCAACGAACGCACGAACTGGGACCATTTCTTCCTCCGCGCCGAGCCGATCTTCGATCGCGTGCCGGTCATGCCGGCGGTCGGCAATCACGAATACCTCGATCAAGGGCCGCGACTCTACAACGCCTTCTTCCGGCTCCCCCGGAACGGTCCGGAAGGCGTCGCGCCGGGGCTCGTTTATCACTTCCAGTATGGCGGCGCGCTCTTCGCGGTCCTCGACAGCACGCTCGCCGTCATGAGCCCGAGCCAGGCCCGTAAGCAGGCCGAGTGGCTCGACAAGCTACTTACCGAGTCGACGGCGGAGTGGAAGTTCGTGATGTTCCACCATACCGTCTACCCGTCGCACCCCGTCCGCGACAATCCCGTGATCCGCGAGCACTGGGTGCCAATCTTCGACAAGCACCACGTCGACATGGTCTTGCAAGGGCACGACCACGCCTACCTGCGGACGTATCCCATGAAGGCCAATCAACGGGTCTCGACGTCGGCGGAAGGGACGACCTACGTGGTCGCGGTCTCCGGCGACAAGTTCGCCGTCCAGGGCGATCGCGACTACATCGAGGTCGGCTTCACTGAACTCTCGACTTACCAGACGATCGAGATCGACGAGATCGCCCGCCGTCTCACCTACCGCGCCTGGACCGACGACGGCGAGGCCGTCGATTCGCTCGTCATCGACAAGCCCGCCCGCGACGCGAATCGGCCCCTGGTCGTGCGGCCGCCGTCGATCAAAACCCGCTGA
- a CDS encoding CDP-alcohol phosphatidyltransferase family protein: protein MTSPALDLVIDARPRGPRGLLAAEVVLGRSLLARLIDQALDVAGPGRTVAVHAWGSECEALEALLIDAAPGRVALRSEPPSAEAAVLRTDRLYDSRRLRRAVRRGERPETAEIWRLDRPESLATAEQELTRRLTYQPLGRYWAFPIAERLAAALQHTRVRPNAVTLAAASLMLSGTAIVACGGLGWISRTATALAFASALVLDTADGRLARLQGTCSAFGQWLDQVLDELADLALHGAIAWAMFQSGAPAYWLVLGILYASGKYMFLVQSLTGAEMEKAAGEARPRVGSTSRIRGVVAAMGHADLRWHLWIVLALVGRLDLALAAYAVYFPLRALAGIARKGAAHA from the coding sequence ATGACTTCTCCGGCTCTCGACCTGGTGATCGACGCCCGACCGCGCGGGCCTCGGGGGCTGCTCGCCGCCGAGGTCGTGCTCGGGCGTTCGTTGCTCGCCCGGCTGATCGATCAGGCCCTCGACGTCGCGGGCCCCGGCCGGACGGTCGCCGTCCACGCGTGGGGGAGCGAATGCGAGGCGCTCGAAGCGCTGCTGATCGACGCCGCGCCGGGACGAGTCGCCTTGCGGTCCGAGCCCCCCTCGGCCGAAGCCGCCGTGCTGCGCACCGATCGCCTTTATGACAGCCGTCGCCTCCGCCGAGCCGTCCGCCGCGGCGAGCGTCCCGAAACCGCCGAGATCTGGCGGCTCGACCGTCCCGAGTCGCTGGCGACGGCCGAGCAAGAACTGACCCGGCGTTTGACCTATCAGCCTCTGGGCCGCTACTGGGCGTTCCCGATCGCCGAACGGCTCGCCGCCGCGCTCCAGCATACGCGGGTCCGGCCCAACGCCGTGACGCTCGCCGCCGCATCGCTCATGCTGAGCGGGACGGCGATCGTGGCGTGCGGCGGTCTCGGCTGGATCAGCCGGACGGCCACGGCCCTGGCCTTCGCCTCGGCCCTGGTCCTCGACACCGCCGACGGCCGGCTCGCCCGGCTTCAGGGGACGTGCTCGGCCTTCGGCCAGTGGCTCGATCAGGTGCTCGACGAGCTCGCCGATCTCGCGCTCCACGGCGCGATCGCCTGGGCGATGTTCCAGTCGGGAGCGCCCGCCTACTGGCTCGTCCTCGGCATCCTCTACGCGTCGGGCAAGTACATGTTCCTCGTCCAGTCGCTCACCGGCGCCGAGATGGAGAAGGCCGCCGGCGAAGCGCGGCCGCGCGTCGGCTCGACATCTCGCATTCGCGGCGTCGTCGCGGCGATGGGGCACGCCGACCTCCGCTGGCATCTGTGGATCGTGCTCGCGCTCGTCGGCCGGCTCGATCTCGCACTCGCCGCCTACGCCGTATACTTCCCGCTGCGGGCCCTCGCCGGGATCGCGCGGAAGGGGGCGGCGCATGCCTGA
- a CDS encoding glycosyltransferase family 2 protein — protein sequence MPEPKITALIVARNEERKLPGCLDSVRFAHERIVVVDAASDDDTLAIARRSAEVVIVRPFDDFASQRNAGLAAATGDWILSIDADERVTPGLADEIRSALAEPANRHAGFRIPIRSEILGRPFGYSGTQQDLPMRLFRRGRGSWTGQVHETVDLDGSIGRMRHPLDHHTIPDVRVFLRKIDQYTTLEAHDLYRSGDRYRTRDLTLRPVWLFLKLYLYKQGFRDGLEGLMFCALSGVSAAVRTWKLRELDHLETAS from the coding sequence ATGCCTGAGCCGAAAATCACCGCCCTCATCGTCGCCCGCAACGAGGAGCGCAAACTGCCCGGCTGCCTCGACTCGGTCCGGTTCGCCCACGAGCGGATCGTGGTCGTCGACGCGGCCAGCGACGACGATACGCTCGCCATCGCCCGACGCTCGGCCGAAGTCGTCATCGTCCGCCCGTTCGACGATTTCGCCTCCCAGCGCAACGCCGGCCTGGCGGCGGCCACCGGCGACTGGATCCTCTCGATCGACGCCGACGAACGAGTCACGCCCGGTCTCGCCGACGAGATCCGAAGCGCGCTCGCCGAACCGGCCAACCGCCACGCCGGCTTCCGGATTCCGATTCGTAGCGAGATCCTCGGCCGGCCGTTCGGGTACTCGGGAACCCAGCAAGATTTGCCGATGCGGCTCTTTCGTCGCGGCCGTGGAAGCTGGACCGGGCAGGTTCACGAAACCGTCGATCTCGACGGCTCGATCGGCCGGATGCGGCACCCGCTCGACCACCATACGATCCCAGACGTCCGGGTCTTCCTCCGCAAGATCGACCAGTACACGACGCTCGAAGCCCACGACCTCTACCGGTCCGGTGATCGCTATCGAACCCGCGACCTGACGCTGAGGCCGGTCTGGCTCTTCCTCAAGCTCTACTTGTACAAGCAGGGTTTTCGCGACGGGCTCGAAGGTCTGATGTTCTGCGCCTTGTCGGGAGTCTCGGCGGCCGTCCGCACATGGAAGCTTCGTGAACTCGATCACCTGGAGACCGCGTCATGA
- a CDS encoding glycosyltransferase codes for METTDSELTTAAWLASRSQGPFPTDSVFLHAPSFAFQSPGGGENQLVQTGRGLEAMDVPVRLFSAWTDRIQQARTLHLFGMSREGLELAQAAKSRGVPVVLSPICWYEPRALWALEPNLRRKLAALGLWSIRRAVPRCPSWRRTLLHLADRILPNSNAEADQLARLFGVDRGRFTVVPNGVSPAFGWASPNVFREQVGNFDFILFVGRIEPRKNPLGLIRAARDLGLPLVVVGDAPPRFEDYERLCRREGGDRVVWLESRDHQDPLLISAYAAARVFALCSWFETPGLSALEAALAGAAVVVTPFGSTREYFGDHALYARPNRINEIAAALSKAWREGPSSGLAAHMASNYLWDQVARTTAEVYEQVAD; via the coding sequence ATGGAAACCACCGATTCCGAGCTGACCACCGCGGCGTGGCTCGCCTCGCGTTCGCAGGGGCCGTTCCCGACCGACTCGGTGTTCCTGCACGCCCCGTCGTTCGCCTTCCAATCGCCAGGCGGCGGCGAGAATCAGCTTGTGCAGACAGGCCGCGGCCTCGAAGCGATGGACGTCCCGGTCCGACTCTTCTCGGCGTGGACCGACCGCATCCAGCAAGCCCGGACGCTGCACCTGTTCGGGATGTCGCGCGAGGGACTCGAACTCGCCCAGGCAGCGAAGTCGCGCGGGGTGCCGGTCGTCCTTTCGCCGATCTGTTGGTATGAGCCGCGCGCCCTCTGGGCGCTTGAGCCGAACCTGCGCCGGAAGCTCGCCGCGTTGGGCCTCTGGTCGATCCGCCGCGCCGTACCGCGATGCCCGAGCTGGCGGCGGACGCTGTTGCATCTCGCCGACCGGATTCTGCCGAACTCGAACGCCGAGGCCGACCAGCTCGCCCGACTCTTCGGCGTCGATCGCGGGAGGTTCACGGTGGTTCCCAACGGCGTTTCGCCGGCGTTCGGGTGGGCGTCGCCGAATGTTTTTCGCGAACAGGTCGGCAACTTTGATTTCATCCTGTTCGTGGGACGGATCGAGCCGCGCAAGAACCCGCTCGGGCTGATCCGCGCGGCCCGGGATCTCGGCCTGCCGCTGGTGGTCGTCGGCGACGCCCCCCCGCGATTCGAGGACTATGAACGGCTCTGCCGCCGCGAGGGGGGGGATCGCGTGGTCTGGCTGGAAAGCCGCGACCATCAAGACCCGCTCTTGATCTCGGCTTACGCCGCGGCGCGCGTCTTCGCGCTGTGCAGTTGGTTCGAGACGCCGGGACTGTCGGCGCTTGAAGCCGCGCTGGCCGGCGCGGCGGTGGTCGTTACGCCGTTCGGCTCGACCCGCGAGTATTTCGGCGATCACGCGCTCTACGCGCGACCGAACCGGATCAACGAAATCGCCGCCGCGCTGTCGAAGGCCTGGCGAGAAGGACCATCTTCTGGGCTTGCAGCCCACATGGCTTCGAACTACCTTTGGGACCAAGTCGCTCGAACCACGGCGGAGGTGTATGAGCAGGTCGCCGACTGA
- a CDS encoding class I SAM-dependent methyltransferase, whose protein sequence is MISAHETEVTFRFDALHWRFKASVDPEDYRLRGIRNAIGPVDGMRILDLGCGKGRFARALQEQGAEVTGIDLSSAMLSEATGVDRVRGSARRLPFRSGCFDAVLAVEVFEHLEPGTWHETLSEARRVLAPRGSLAIVDKSLASWNAQRPWVPSALLKRIDERRGRWMYPADGPVRERWFWPSKLRKEMQRYFADVRIVHLLSPDEEEHMLFRKLPTTRLMALWVARADGGADV, encoded by the coding sequence ATGATCTCGGCTCATGAGACGGAAGTCACGTTCCGGTTCGACGCGCTGCACTGGCGGTTCAAGGCGTCGGTCGATCCCGAGGATTACCGCCTCCGGGGGATTCGCAACGCCATCGGTCCGGTCGACGGCATGCGGATTCTCGATCTCGGATGCGGCAAGGGGCGATTCGCCCGGGCGCTTCAGGAGCAGGGAGCCGAGGTCACGGGGATCGACCTGTCGTCGGCGATGCTCTCCGAAGCGACCGGCGTCGACCGCGTTCGAGGAAGTGCCCGCCGCCTGCCGTTCCGCTCGGGCTGCTTCGACGCCGTGCTCGCGGTCGAGGTCTTCGAGCACCTCGAACCTGGGACGTGGCACGAAACGCTGAGCGAGGCGCGGCGCGTTCTGGCGCCCCGGGGATCGCTGGCGATCGTCGACAAGAGCCTGGCTTCCTGGAACGCGCAGCGGCCGTGGGTGCCGAGCGCCCTGCTGAAGCGTATCGACGAGCGCCGAGGACGCTGGATGTACCCGGCCGACGGCCCGGTCCGCGAGCGATGGTTCTGGCCCAGCAAGCTTCGCAAAGAGATGCAGAGGTATTTCGCCGACGTTCGGATCGTGCACCTGCTCTCACCCGACGAGGAGGAGCACATGTTGTTTCGCAAGCTGCCGACGACCCGCCTGATGGCCTTGTGGGTCGCCCGGGCCGATGGAGGCGCGGATGTCTGA
- a CDS encoding glycosyltransferase family 9 protein, with translation MSRSPTDLKPVTTGRYRYSKWRWRVLVRALDAAGGLAAPIWRRLRPPRSVASPRRILIVQLDHLGDAVLTAPLIAQLQAAYPEATIDVLASPSNHEVFESNRNIDRVRIAERTWFERTPGRRGLLREVWRLGRSLRGEDYDLGIDVRGDVLSILVLALGGVARRVGFAMGGGAFLLTDVAEWTAGRHEVRSRLALLEPLGIEPDTTARAAVHIQDEDRMLIAAKLLEAWPRRASAGRRHEATVHTAAGREHDEWRGARSTAVHPDDSAGWLHAERFSPQPPLLAVHLGAGTSAKRWPKGHWKTLIERFLEDGWRIVIVGGPEDPPLTRVLTPHDRLIDWSGRLSVTQTTALLERADLFIGADSGPAHLAASAGVASVILFSGTNNPLQWRPWSKHSLVLRKRVPCGPCHQKTCPLAEHLCMAGLDPDRVYRASRRWWARTQQAQSPYNPS, from the coding sequence ATGAGCAGGTCGCCGACTGACCTCAAGCCTGTGACCACGGGACGCTATCGCTACAGCAAGTGGCGATGGCGAGTCCTCGTCCGCGCGCTCGACGCCGCGGGCGGCCTGGCCGCGCCGATCTGGCGACGGCTGCGGCCCCCCCGGTCCGTCGCATCGCCGCGGCGGATCCTCATCGTGCAGCTCGACCACCTGGGCGACGCGGTCCTGACCGCCCCTCTGATCGCGCAGCTTCAGGCTGCGTATCCCGAGGCGACGATCGACGTCCTGGCCTCGCCGAGCAATCACGAGGTCTTCGAGTCGAACCGCAACATCGACCGGGTGCGGATCGCCGAGCGCACCTGGTTCGAGCGGACGCCTGGCCGTCGTGGCCTGCTCCGCGAGGTCTGGCGGCTCGGCCGATCGCTGCGAGGCGAAGACTACGATCTCGGAATCGACGTCCGGGGCGACGTCCTGTCGATCCTCGTGCTGGCCCTGGGCGGCGTCGCGCGACGCGTCGGCTTCGCCATGGGCGGCGGCGCGTTCCTGCTGACCGACGTCGCCGAATGGACGGCCGGTCGCCACGAGGTTCGCTCGCGCCTGGCCTTGCTCGAACCCCTGGGAATCGAGCCCGACACGACCGCCCGCGCCGCCGTCCACATTCAGGACGAAGACCGAATGCTCATCGCCGCCAAGCTCCTCGAAGCCTGGCCGCGCCGAGCCTCGGCCGGTCGACGGCACGAGGCGACGGTGCACACGGCGGCCGGTCGAGAACACGACGAATGGCGCGGCGCGCGATCGACGGCGGTCCATCCCGACGACTCGGCCGGCTGGCTGCACGCCGAGCGATTCAGCCCCCAGCCTCCACTGCTGGCCGTCCACCTCGGCGCCGGCACTTCGGCCAAGCGATGGCCGAAGGGCCACTGGAAGACGCTCATCGAGCGGTTCCTGGAAGACGGCTGGCGGATCGTCATCGTCGGCGGGCCGGAAGATCCTCCGCTCACGCGCGTGTTGACGCCCCACGATCGGCTTATCGACTGGTCGGGCCGACTCAGCGTCACCCAGACCACGGCCCTGCTCGAACGCGCCGACTTGTTCATCGGGGCCGATTCGGGCCCCGCGCACCTGGCGGCCTCGGCCGGCGTCGCGTCGGTCATCCTCTTTAGCGGCACCAACAACCCGCTGCAATGGCGGCCCTGGTCGAAGCACTCGCTCGTCTTGCGGAAGCGCGTCCCCTGCGGCCCATGCCACCAGAAGACGTGCCCGCTGGCCGAACACCTCTGCATGGCCGGCCTCGACCCCGACCGCGTCTACCGCGCTTCCCGGCGGTGGTGGGCGCGGACGCAACAGGCGCAGTCCCCGTACAACCCGAGCTAG
- a CDS encoding sugar phosphate isomerase/epimerase family protein gives MIRLSAFADEISQDPRTQIDVLTRHGVKHIEFRAIHGTNVLDLSSSQHEEFRGLLRSEGFGLSAIGSPIGKIRITEPFDEHLTRFAKALELADYYDCPRVRVFSFYIPPGDDPAAHRSEVMDRMAELARRAEAANVVLLLENEKGIYGDHAERVHDLLTTVGSPALVHAFDPANYVEVGQPIHAAWSLLRPMVKHFHVKDYDAKTHRCVPAGEGDGQIPQLLDDATANGYDGFCVLEPHLVVAELSYGFTGPERFADAANALKRILDDRSIAYA, from the coding sequence ATGATTCGCCTCAGCGCCTTCGCCGACGAGATCTCGCAAGATCCGAGGACGCAGATCGACGTGTTGACCCGTCACGGCGTCAAGCACATCGAGTTCCGCGCCATCCACGGAACCAACGTGCTCGATCTCAGCTCGTCCCAGCACGAGGAATTTCGAGGCCTGCTGCGAAGCGAGGGCTTCGGCCTCAGCGCGATCGGCTCGCCGATCGGCAAGATCCGGATCACCGAGCCGTTCGACGAGCACCTGACCCGGTTCGCCAAGGCCCTCGAACTGGCCGACTACTACGACTGCCCCCGCGTCCGGGTCTTCAGCTTCTACATCCCCCCCGGCGACGACCCGGCGGCCCACCGTTCCGAGGTCATGGACCGGATGGCCGAACTCGCGCGCCGGGCCGAGGCGGCGAACGTCGTGCTCTTGCTCGAAAACGAGAAGGGGATCTACGGCGACCACGCCGAACGGGTCCACGACCTGCTCACGACGGTCGGCTCGCCGGCCCTGGTCCACGCCTTCGACCCGGCGAACTACGTCGAGGTCGGCCAGCCGATCCACGCCGCCTGGTCGCTGCTTCGACCCATGGTCAAACACTTTCATGTGAAAGACTACGACGCCAAGACCCATCGCTGCGTGCCGGCCGGCGAAGGGGACGGTCAGATCCCGCAGTTACTCGACGACGCCACAGCCAACGGCTACGATGGCTTCTGCGTCCTCGAACCGCACCTTGTGGTGGCCGAGCTTTCCTACGGTTTCACCGGTCCGGAACGCTTCGCCGACGCCGCCAACGCCTTGAAACGCATCCTCGACGATCGCTCGATCGCCTACGCCTGA
- a CDS encoding sugar phosphate isomerase/epimerase family protein — protein MNDMPLNRRSFLQGAVAGGAALGLGLGLNGSILRAGEVTGSPKPGKIGPFKISLAEWSLHRALRAKELDNLDFPKVAREQYGIEGVEFVNQFFKDKAHDSVYLKDLKKRADDQGVTCVLIMIDGEGDLSAPEKEARARAVDNHKKWVDAAAALGCHAIRVNTGEHYSPTDVKDVSEACAILSDYGAQHKIHVICENHGGPSSNPDALLALMKAVNGTKTVATGANFGTLPDFGNFPQKDGKYSIDVYDAIARMMPYAHGVSAKSYDFDDKGRESKLDFARIMKIVSDAGYDGWVGIEYEGNRLGEPEGIKATKKLLEEVRSSGYTG, from the coding sequence ATGAACGACATGCCGCTCAACCGTCGCTCGTTTCTTCAAGGCGCCGTGGCCGGAGGCGCCGCGCTGGGGCTGGGCCTCGGTCTGAACGGGAGCATCCTCCGCGCCGGCGAGGTCACCGGAAGCCCCAAGCCGGGCAAGATCGGGCCGTTCAAGATCTCGCTGGCCGAGTGGTCGCTCCACCGTGCCCTCCGCGCCAAGGAGCTGGACAACCTTGACTTCCCCAAGGTCGCCCGCGAGCAGTACGGCATCGAAGGCGTCGAGTTCGTCAACCAGTTCTTCAAGGACAAGGCCCACGACTCCGTCTACTTGAAGGACCTCAAGAAGCGGGCCGACGACCAGGGCGTGACCTGCGTCCTGATCATGATCGACGGCGAAGGCGACCTCAGCGCCCCAGAGAAGGAGGCGCGTGCCAGGGCCGTCGACAACCACAAGAAGTGGGTCGACGCCGCCGCCGCTCTCGGCTGCCACGCCATCCGCGTGAACACCGGCGAGCACTACAGCCCGACCGACGTGAAGGACGTGTCCGAAGCCTGTGCGATCCTCTCCGACTACGGCGCGCAGCACAAGATCCACGTGATCTGCGAGAACCATGGCGGGCCGTCGAGCAACCCCGACGCCCTGCTCGCGCTGATGAAGGCCGTCAACGGTACGAAAACGGTCGCCACCGGCGCGAATTTCGGCACCTTGCCCGACTTCGGCAACTTCCCCCAGAAGGACGGCAAGTACTCGATCGACGTCTACGACGCCATCGCCCGGATGATGCCGTACGCCCATGGCGTTTCCGCCAAGAGCTACGACTTCGACGACAAGGGCCGCGAGTCCAAGCTCGACTTCGCCCGGATCATGAAGATCGTCAGCGACGCCGGCTACGACGGCTGGGTCGGCATCGAGTACGAGGGCAATCGCCTCGGCGAGCCCGAAGGCATCAAAGCCACCAAGAAGCTCTTGGAGGAAGTCAGGAGCAGTGGATACACCGGATGA